The genomic segment CAGACCAGGTTCACATGCATTCGGATGGGGTTCACCGTAGGCACATTTAATGTAATTGGTGGAACAGGAAGCGGAATCTGGGTAAATACCGAATTGATATTCGCATCCGGGACTACTGATCGGAGttactgaaaataaaatgttttcaataGATTTAATGCAACTGTGAACTAAAGCAGAATTCTTACAATCGGCTTTCCTATCTCCGCAGTGAACGGCCCAGTTGTAGTTGCAGTGATGGTGTACGGCACCTTTTCCATCGAATAATAGCCCGTTTTCGCATGTTTCCACAGTTAATGTGCCATTGGTGCAAAGGAAAAATAAGTTACAGGACTCCGGATGGGCGTAGGCTTGTACACCGTGCTGCTCGGGACACTGTGGAGCATCTTGCACCAGAACACCAGCACTTACTGAATAAAAAGGAaatcattacataattaatatAGATATAGATTAATCGAAAGGACGTTTATGACGACAATGTTTAATCACCATCGTGGTTCATTATGCTGTCTATAAACGCACTTGAATCGGAAGAGATTCTAAATGCTGCAATAAACTTAATGTTACCAGTTATTAAGTTTTGCCAGATGAATTTTGTGGTTAAGTGAGCTTAAGTTTATTGTGATTTCTCTACATTTTTTACGTAGTAAtaatataagttattttttgcctAAATTCACCTCCTAAGATAGCCCAAGTCTGAAGGAACCGAAAGAAGAATAAATTAACGGGCGTGGTTCATTATGTTGTCTGTAAACGTACTTCGGGCAGGGGAATCGGAGCCATCGGAGGAGATTTTAACTGATGCAAAGAACACAGTGCTGCCAGTGTTATAGTAGATGAATTGTGAGGTTAAGTTAGGGCATGCTTATTGCGATTTctcttcatttttaatttttgtgattgAAGCCAATTTTATTGGGAACTACACTCACCCtcttcttaaatattattttggcagaaataaattttattataaaaataaagataacaTTGTGAACCGTAGCTTTGGCTAACGATTGACCGTGTTGCGTCAAAACATTTAAAGGCAAACAGATTTTTACAGCTATGACACTTCTTTCATCTCACACTCTGTACACGTTTCGCTAGTAACGTGATTATCTTCAAGGGAATCAAATGTTTATCGATAATATTGTAACATTGAGGTAATTTATGCTTTCTatcacatgtatgaagcttgtatggggaaaatcggaatcgtatgtcggccatcttgcttggcaaaattgacagggagctgacaaaCAATTGGTGACAtcgactgatagaacatcatttgccattgtcataccatttgagtttgtttttcatttcaatgaatggaagcgtgggttgagtttgttatttgttttaaggatgtttaaattcatgactttttttctaaaaagttctctttcaattttgggagtaatgttttaattgatttgcagcaagtaATTCCAGGTTTCttgtaagaaaatctgattttatttattactattatgtttttgtattggcaatctttaatctttaataaaatcaaattcagttgatttcaataaagaagtttcattttttaagcatttaatttttaacttgattattataaatacatattacaaaatgtctggcctctcattttctattcaacaatgaaaaattgattcaaattttcctgaaaatttccttgatgttagagtatgtatatttcaaatagttCTAAACATAGTAATAACAGATTTTTATTTCCTTCAGttcccattacaagaaaaacatgaagAGCGagatgcaatgtaaattttattaagactttgagctatagaatttcttctgatcagttctctcgAGAATTTTCAATAATGCTGATACTACTGGCTTTACACTAggatacatatttatttaaatatttcttttatctttttcacatgaatcatgcctattttttattttattcgatGGTCGTATCATACCACTGCCTGTGTTCAGACGAGACATAGGTACCGTCAAATGGGGTAAAGTTAACTTAACTAACAGTCCGAACACGTTAATCGACCTTCAACGTCACGGTAGGACAGTGCTGCCGCACTGCAACTTTATACAAGTTTACACAAGTGCACGAGGCAAATATTTAGTCTAGTGGATGGCATGTTTGAGGCTGGTAGCGTTCGCTATTGCAGTTTTGTTTCACTTCGTGTTTGTCGTTTGAAAAGATTCAAAGATTGACGTGCAGTAAGGAAAGTATACACCACACGGGTTTTTTGGCTATTTGAGGTAATTATATACCGTATGTAGATCACAATATTCAGTGCGagtttacaaacaaaaaattacactaTTATTTTTTCGcggaattataaaaaaatatcaactttGTGGGGTAAAGTGGATCACAGAATTTTGAAAGAAATTCGACATTAGATTGGAatatgttttcttatttttgttttcagaaATATGTCAAGAGTATATAAGAAGAAAATTGGGCCACccggcaaaaaaaaattacaatgaaatatttctaataagaGCAGTGGCGGCGGTCAACAAAAGAACATTAAATGTCCGGGAAGCTGCAGAACAATATGGCGTACCATACACAACCTTGTACAGCCGGGTTCATGGTAAGCATCCTTTAAAATATGGCACTCAGCCAGTTTGGCCGGAGGCTGAGGAAAAATTACTAGTTGATAGCTTACTTATTTGTGCAAACTGGGGGCTTCCATTAGAATCAACCGatataagattaataaattgttcAGCAATATCTAAATAATCTGGGGTGCCGAGAGAAAAGATTTACAGATAATTTACCGGGTTTGGATTGGTTCAAGGCATTT from the Anthonomus grandis grandis chromosome 10, icAntGran1.3, whole genome shotgun sequence genome contains:
- the LOC126741579 gene encoding protein obstructor-E is translated as MAARVIFVTLALFGIVSAGVLVQDAPQCPEQHGVQAYAHPESCNLFFLCTNGTLTVETCENGLLFDGKGAVHHHCNYNWAVHCGDRKADLTPISSPGCEYQFGIYPDSASCSTNYIKCAYGEPHPNACEPGLVYDDRIHGCNWPDLLLETCNPEAVVGFKCPTKVPSNSPAARFWPYPRFAVPGDCHRLITCVNGHPRLISCGEGKVLDDKTLTCEEPENVPQCYNSLRK